Proteins from a single region of Kogia breviceps isolate mKogBre1 chromosome 5, mKogBre1 haplotype 1, whole genome shotgun sequence:
- the LOC131756910 gene encoding keratin-associated protein 13-1-like — protein MSYNCCFGNFYSHSPRGYLHYPGSFHPSDLVYSTDLSSSISCQLDSSLYSICQETCDEPTRCQMYRVVSSPCQTFCYHPSTSMPCSPCQSTHTEFLSCGSSRGYCLGYGSRSCYSLGCGSYGFRPLGSGICGFPSLSHGSRFCHPTYVASRIRQTSCYQPTCISGFYC, from the coding sequence ATGTCCTACAACTGCTGCTTTGGAAACTTCTACTCCCACTCCCCTAGAGGCTATCTGCACtacccaggctccttccacccCAGCGACCTGGTCTACAGCACTGACCTCAGCTCTTCCATCTCCTGCCAGCTGGACTCATCTCTCTACAGTATCTGTCAGGAGACCTGTGATGAGCCCACCAGGTGCCAGATGTACCGTGTGGTGTCCAGCCCTTGCCAGACATTCTGCTACCATCCAAGCACCTCCATGCCCTGCAGTCCTTGTCAGTCAACTCACACTGAATTTCTGAGCTGTGGGTCCAGCAGAGGCTACTGCCTGGGCTATGGCTCTAGAAGTTGCTACTCACTAGGCTGTGGATCCTATGGCTTCAGACCCCTGGGCTCTGGAATCTGTGGCTTCCCTTCCCTGAGCCATGGATCCAGATTTTGCCACCCAACATATGTGGCTTCTAGGATCCGCCAGACTTCTTGTTACCAACCAACCTGTATATCTGGCTTCTACTGCTGA